The Fictibacillus phosphorivorans genomic sequence TTCCTGGTGAGTTCACTCCTGGACCAGATGGTGAAGACTACCGTAAAACGAACGGTAACTTTGGTGAGTACAACCTTGAAAAAGCAAAAGAACTTTGGGCTAAAGGTCTAAAAGAAGTTGGAAAAGATTCTGTAGAGCTTGAACTATTGAACTATGATACAGATGGCGCTAAGAAAATGGGTGAGTTCTTCAAGAACCAACTTGAAAAGAACCTTCCTGGAATCAAAGTTAATATCAAAGCACAACCGTTCAAACAAAAGCTTGAACTTGAAACAAAAGGTGAGTATGACTTCTCATATGCTGGTTGGGGACCTGACTACCAAGATCCAATGACGTTCCTTGACATGTTCGTAACTGATGGAGCTCATAACCAAATGGCATATTCAAACCCTGAGTATGACAAGTTAATCGAAGGTGCTAAGAAAGAAACAGACGAGAAGAAGCGTTGGCAGATGATGCTTGATGCAGAAAAAGTTCTTTTCGACGATCAAGCGATCTCTCCACTTTACCAACGTGGTGTAACTGGACTTCAAAAGCCATATGTAAAAGGACTTGCTCATCACTTATTCGGAGCAGATACTTCTTACAAGTGGGCTTATATTGAAGGAAAGCAATAAGTAGCTAGTAAAAACGAGTAAATAGTGTTTCTCAGGAGAGTACATGTATTCCTGACATGTACTCTCTTTTTTGCCTTGAAATCAATATTTGGAAGATATATGGAAATATCAAAAGAAATCAGAAAATGTCGAAAAAAAAATATTTTCTATTGATATAAAATATTTTGTCCCTTAAGATAGATATTACAGAAAGATTTCAAAATATTAAGTTTGAAACATTTGGGGGAGGTGCGTGTAATGTTGCGTTATATTTCTAAGCGAGTGTTTTCCATGTTTATTACACTGCTGATCATTGCAACACTTACATTCTTTTTAATGAAATTATTACCGGGTTCTCCATTTAACAATCAAGAAAAGTTAACTGAGACCCAGCGTTATGCTCTAAACGAAAAATACGGGTTAAATGACCCGGTGCCTGTTCAATATATTAATTATTTGGGTAAATTGGCACAGGGTGATTTAGGATATACGTTTCAGTTTGACGGGCGTACCGTTAACTCTATGATCGTAAATGGAATGGGACCTTCTGCAACAATTGGTTTTGAAGCTTTAATCTTCGGAACATTGGTAGGATTGTTTCTAGGAATCATCGCAGCCCTTAGACACAATTCATTTGTAGATTATGGTGCCATGATCGTAGCTGTTTTCGGAATTGCAATTCCATCCTTTGTTTTTGCAGGACTATTACAATATTACGTAGGTGTAAAATTAGGATGGCTACCTGTAGCGTTTTGGGATGGACCAAAGTATCACATCATGCCTGCATTCTCTTTATCCGTTGGAGTAATCGCTACTGTAGCACGTTTTATGCGAACTGAAATGCTTGAAATTTTAGGTACAGACTATATTTTAATGGCTCGATCTAAAGGTATTAATAAAAATGCAGTCATCATTAAGCACTGTGTACGTAATAGCATGATTCCAATCATTACGATTTTAGGGCCAATGGCTATAGGACTTATTACCGGGTCACTTGTTATCGAAAACATCTTTGCGATTCCTGGAATCGGTGAACAGTTCGTAAAAAGTATTAACTTGAATGACTACCCTGTAATCATGGGTACAACTCTATTTTTCAGTTTCTTAATTGTAGTCATCATTTTGATCGTAGATATTCTTTATGGAATTATCGATCCTCGTATTCGTGTAGCAGGAGGTAAATAAGAATGAGCATGTCAGAAAGAAAACTTACACCAGATTTATTTCGTCCTGCAAATTTAGATTCTAATAAGAGTGAAGAGATTTCTAAGCCGAGCTTAAGTTTTTGGCAAGATGCATCTAGAAGATTAAGAAAAAACAGGGGAGCGATGATCGGACTTTTCGCAATTGTTTTCATCATCATATTCTCACTAATAGCACCATCTTTAAGTAAGTATGGAATGGACGATCAAGAGCTGATGAGAGCTAATCTTCCTCCAAAGATTCCTGGACTAGAGAAAATTGGATTTCTTGGGGTAGATGGAGTCGATATTCGCGGTGTAGATCAGTATGAAATGAAAAATGTTCCGAAAGATCAAAACTTTTGGTTTGGTACGGATCCACTAGGTCGAGATCAGTGGGTACGTGTTTGGAAGGGTACTCAAATCTCGCTTTACATCGCTTTTTTAGCAGCAACTATTGATTTAATCGTAGGTGTAGCTTACGGTGGAATATCTGCATTTTATGGCGGCAGAGTGGATAATGCGATGCAGCGTGTCGTAGAAGTTCTTTATGGTATTCCGAATCTTGTGGTAATCATCTTGTTCATTATCATACTCGATCCCGGGATATTATCAATCACGCTAGCCCTCGTTATTACGGGTTGGATCGGAATGTCACGTATTGTTCGTGCACAGATATTAGCATTAAAAGATCGTGAATTCGTTCTTGCATCACAAACACTAGGCTCTACTAGTGGAAGGTTGATTACTAAGCACTTGTTACCTAATACGCTAGGTGCGATTATCGTTACGAGTACGTTTACGATTCCAGGCGCGATTTTCTTCGAAGCATTTTTAAGCTTTATCGGTTTGGGGATTCAGCCACCGACTGCATCACTAGGAGCATTAATTTCTGATGGATTTAGATCATTAAGAATTTATCCACACTTAGCAATCTATCCGGCTTCTATCATG encodes the following:
- the opp3b gene encoding oligopeptide ABC transporter permease, with the translated sequence MLRYISKRVFSMFITLLIIATLTFFLMKLLPGSPFNNQEKLTETQRYALNEKYGLNDPVPVQYINYLGKLAQGDLGYTFQFDGRTVNSMIVNGMGPSATIGFEALIFGTLVGLFLGIIAALRHNSFVDYGAMIVAVFGIAIPSFVFAGLLQYYVGVKLGWLPVAFWDGPKYHIMPAFSLSVGVIATVARFMRTEMLEILGTDYILMARSKGINKNAVIIKHCVRNSMIPIITILGPMAIGLITGSLVIENIFAIPGIGEQFVKSINLNDYPVIMGTTLFFSFLIVVIILIVDILYGIIDPRIRVAGGK
- the opp3C gene encoding oligopeptide ABC transporter permease; amino-acid sequence: MSMSERKLTPDLFRPANLDSNKSEEISKPSLSFWQDASRRLRKNRGAMIGLFAIVFIIIFSLIAPSLSKYGMDDQELMRANLPPKIPGLEKIGFLGVDGVDIRGVDQYEMKNVPKDQNFWFGTDPLGRDQWVRVWKGTQISLYIAFLAATIDLIVGVAYGGISAFYGGRVDNAMQRVVEVLYGIPNLVVIILFIIILDPGILSITLALVITGWIGMSRIVRAQILALKDREFVLASQTLGSTSGRLITKHLLPNTLGAIIVTSTFTIPGAIFFEAFLSFIGLGIQPPTASLGALISDGFRSLRIYPHLAIYPASIMCILMISFNLLGDGLRDALDPKMRR